Proteins co-encoded in one Diaminobutyricimonas sp. LJ205 genomic window:
- a CDS encoding LacI family DNA-binding transcriptional regulator encodes MTINDEQAETPRTPSLRRKTAATIYDIARLADVNPSTVSRALSQPGRINIKTEERIRAAAKQLNYRVNPIARALPTGRTFTLGLIVADITNPVMFGVVRGAEQAAAAAGYTLVIAESQESGEREATAAERVMPSVDGLVLGTSRLSDDKIRELAERTPLVLINRDVEGVPSVLPDLRPGIEQAIHHLHSLGHTRIAYLAGPETSWISGRRGEMIAVVAAEQGMDLVEIGPGVPRVDGGRAAYSSVALAGVTAVLAYNDLMAIGLMREIAERGAAVPTVLSVVGFDDIFGADFTTPPLTTIRTPLDEAGRRAVSTLLGRIGSGDELLPTELVMRASTGTPPATRLLDLTN; translated from the coding sequence GTGACCATCAATGATGAACAGGCCGAGACGCCGCGCACGCCGTCATTGCGTCGCAAGACGGCCGCGACGATCTACGACATCGCCCGGCTCGCCGACGTCAACCCCTCGACTGTTTCCCGAGCCCTGAGCCAACCCGGCCGGATCAACATCAAGACCGAGGAACGTATCCGCGCCGCGGCGAAGCAGCTCAACTACCGGGTCAACCCGATCGCGCGAGCGCTGCCGACCGGCCGCACCTTCACTCTCGGCCTGATCGTCGCGGACATCACCAACCCGGTGATGTTCGGTGTCGTGCGAGGTGCCGAGCAGGCCGCCGCCGCAGCGGGGTACACGCTCGTCATCGCGGAATCCCAGGAATCCGGGGAGCGGGAAGCGACCGCAGCAGAACGCGTCATGCCGTCGGTCGACGGACTCGTGCTCGGAACCTCTCGGCTCAGTGACGACAAGATCCGCGAACTGGCCGAGCGAACGCCGCTGGTGCTCATCAACCGCGACGTTGAGGGCGTGCCGAGCGTATTGCCCGACCTCCGACCCGGGATCGAGCAGGCCATCCACCACCTGCACAGCCTGGGTCACACCCGGATCGCGTACCTGGCAGGTCCGGAAACATCCTGGATCAGCGGGCGACGCGGTGAAATGATCGCCGTGGTCGCGGCCGAGCAGGGGATGGACCTTGTCGAGATCGGGCCGGGCGTTCCCAGGGTCGACGGCGGACGTGCCGCATACTCCAGCGTCGCCCTCGCTGGCGTGACCGCGGTGTTGGCCTATAACGACTTGATGGCGATCGGACTCATGCGCGAGATCGCGGAGCGCGGGGCGGCAGTGCCGACCGTGCTCAGCGTTGTCGGCTTCGACGACATTTTCGGTGCAGACTTCACAACGCCGCCGCTGACCACCATCCGCACGCCGCTTGACGAGGCCGGCCGCCGCGCCGTGTCCACGCTGCTTGGCCGGATCGGCTCAGGCGATGAGCTGCTGCCCACCGAACTGGTGATGCGCGCCTCGACCGGGACGCCTCCGGCGACCCGCCTGCTGGACCTCACGAACTGA
- a CDS encoding ATP-binding cassette domain-containing protein, producing the protein MTDRLLTVDKLVVEYPGKGFRARPFRALNKVSIAIEAGKTLGLVGESGSGKTTLGRALLGLAPVTDGTITFDGKDISHASRKDRRILSRDLQVVFQDPYTSLNPAMEIGEILAEPITIQGVSSKDAKARIRELLDRVGLPQDAVNRLPREFSGGQRQRVAIARALALKPKLIVCDEPVSALDLTTQARVLDLFLEIQRDTGVSYLFVSHDLDVVRHISHDVAVMYRGDIVEQGPASAVTAAPEHPYTQRLLLASPVPDPDRQEQRRANRLRLLAQQEQQNEQAGAVA; encoded by the coding sequence ATGACCGACCGACTGCTCACCGTCGACAAGCTGGTCGTCGAGTACCCGGGCAAGGGCTTTCGAGCGAGGCCGTTCCGGGCGCTGAACAAGGTGTCGATCGCGATCGAGGCAGGCAAGACCCTCGGCCTCGTCGGCGAGTCCGGTTCAGGCAAGACCACCCTTGGCCGGGCCCTGCTCGGGCTGGCGCCGGTCACCGATGGCACGATCACCTTCGACGGCAAGGACATCTCCCACGCCAGCCGGAAGGATCGCCGCATCCTGAGCCGAGACCTGCAGGTTGTCTTCCAGGACCCGTACACCTCACTCAACCCGGCCATGGAAATCGGCGAGATCCTCGCCGAACCGATCACCATTCAGGGCGTCAGCTCCAAGGACGCCAAGGCCCGGATCCGTGAGTTGCTGGACCGGGTGGGCCTGCCACAGGACGCGGTGAACCGGCTGCCGCGCGAGTTCAGCGGCGGCCAGCGGCAGCGTGTCGCGATCGCACGGGCGCTCGCCCTGAAGCCGAAGCTCATCGTCTGCGACGAGCCGGTCAGTGCCCTGGACCTGACCACCCAGGCGCGCGTGCTCGACCTGTTCCTTGAGATTCAGCGTGATACCGGGGTGTCGTACCTGTTCGTCTCGCACGACCTCGACGTGGTGCGGCACATCAGCCACGACGTCGCCGTGATGTACCGCGGCGACATCGTCGAGCAGGGTCCCGCGTCCGCCGTGACCGCGGCCCCGGAGCATCCGTACACCCAGCGGCTGCTGCTCGCCTCGCCGGTGCCCGATCCCGATCGGCAGGAGCAGCGGCGGGCGAACCGGCTGCGGCTGCTCGCCCAGCAGGAGCAGCAAAACGAGCAGGCCGGAGCGGTCGCGTGA
- a CDS encoding dipeptide/oligopeptide/nickel ABC transporter permease/ATP-binding protein, with product MSEPIDIPGQSGVVIRSSIFKRILKNPLGIVAVVVLGIMLLAAVFGPMLAPFDQNFANITNTLGEPSSENLLGTDSAGRDVFSRLLFGTQLTLLSALLCAAVAIAIGLPAGLIAGYYGGSFDSSVNWIAGLLMSLPGIIVLLTVRAAFGPSVWISMIVFGVLLSPGYFRLTRTAVQSVRNELYVDAARVAGLSDGRIIARHIMSVVRAPIIIQTAIVCGVAIAVQSGLEFLGLGDPATATWGVMLSDGFRNIYLSPLLMLWPTLAIGVTVGALVLLGNAVRDALEDGQKIKKPRKVVDRSAPRTTGRLRKIVPAVQVGTEQHLLKVTGLAVGYPQADGSIKKVVDDVSLHVDRGEVLGIVGESGSGKSQTAFSILGLLPDTARIVGGAIQFDGKYTVAPGDDVVSQQRLAELRGKRISYIPQEPMSNLDPAFTIGSQLVRPMVKVLRISKAEATRRALELLDKVGIANPQRTFDAYPHEVSGGMAQRVLIAGAISCEPDLVIADEPTTALDVTVQAEVLDLLRRMQKDLGVGVILVTHNFGVVADLADRVVVMQSGRVVEEGQVRDILRNPQHPYTQTLLASMLEDKTPMTKLTQEVAS from the coding sequence ATGAGCGAACCAATCGACATCCCCGGCCAGTCCGGCGTCGTCATCCGATCCTCAATCTTCAAGCGGATTCTGAAGAACCCCCTTGGCATCGTCGCGGTCGTGGTGCTTGGCATCATGCTGCTCGCGGCGGTGTTCGGCCCGATGCTCGCGCCGTTCGACCAGAACTTCGCCAACATCACGAACACGTTGGGCGAGCCGAGCAGCGAGAACCTGCTGGGTACTGACAGCGCCGGTCGTGACGTGTTCAGCCGGCTGCTCTTCGGCACGCAGCTGACACTGTTGTCCGCACTGTTGTGCGCCGCGGTTGCCATCGCCATTGGCTTGCCCGCCGGCCTCATCGCCGGGTACTACGGCGGCAGCTTCGACTCCAGTGTGAACTGGATCGCCGGCCTGCTGATGAGCCTGCCCGGCATCATCGTCCTGCTCACCGTGCGCGCGGCCTTCGGCCCGTCGGTCTGGATCTCGATGATCGTCTTCGGTGTGCTGCTGAGTCCCGGATACTTCCGCCTCACGCGGACCGCCGTGCAGTCGGTGCGGAACGAGCTCTACGTCGATGCCGCCCGGGTCGCGGGCCTCAGCGATGGGCGCATCATCGCCCGCCACATCATGTCGGTCGTCCGAGCGCCGATCATCATCCAGACAGCGATCGTCTGCGGCGTCGCCATCGCCGTGCAGTCCGGACTTGAATTCCTGGGGCTGGGTGACCCGGCCACCGCGACCTGGGGGGTGATGCTGAGCGACGGCTTCCGCAACATCTATCTCAGCCCGCTCCTGATGCTCTGGCCCACCCTGGCTATCGGCGTCACGGTGGGAGCGTTGGTGCTGCTCGGGAACGCCGTCCGGGATGCACTCGAGGACGGCCAGAAGATCAAGAAGCCGCGGAAGGTCGTCGACCGGTCCGCCCCGCGCACCACCGGGCGGCTTCGCAAGATCGTCCCCGCCGTCCAGGTGGGAACCGAGCAGCACCTGCTCAAGGTGACCGGCCTCGCCGTCGGCTATCCGCAGGCGGATGGCTCGATCAAGAAGGTCGTGGATGACGTGTCCCTGCACGTCGACCGCGGCGAAGTGCTCGGGATCGTCGGCGAGTCCGGGTCGGGCAAGTCGCAGACCGCCTTCTCGATCCTCGGGCTGCTGCCTGACACCGCCCGCATCGTCGGGGGAGCGATCCAGTTCGACGGCAAGTACACGGTCGCTCCCGGTGACGACGTGGTCTCCCAGCAGCGGCTCGCTGAGTTGCGCGGCAAGCGCATCTCGTACATCCCGCAGGAACCGATGTCGAACCTCGACCCTGCCTTCACGATCGGCTCACAGCTCGTGCGGCCGATGGTCAAGGTGCTCAGGATCTCGAAGGCGGAAGCGACCCGGCGGGCACTGGAACTGCTCGACAAGGTCGGCATCGCGAACCCGCAGCGCACCTTCGACGCGTACCCGCACGAGGTCTCGGGTGGCATGGCCCAGCGTGTGCTGATCGCCGGTGCTATCAGTTGCGAGCCGGACCTGGTCATTGCAGATGAGCCGACCACCGCGCTGGATGTGACCGTCCAGGCTGAAGTCCTCGACCTGCTGCGCAGGATGCAGAAAGACCTGGGCGTCGGAGTGATCCTCGTCACGCACAACTTCGGGGTCGTGGCTGACCTCGCCGATCGTGTCGTGGTCATGCAGAGCGGCCGGGTCGTCGAGGAGGGGCAGGTGCGTGACATCCTGCGCAACCCGCAGCACCCGTACACGCAGACCCTGCTGGCCTCGATGCTCGAGGACAAGACACCAATGACGAAGCTCACCCAGGAGGTGGCATCATGA
- a CDS encoding ABC transporter permease, giving the protein MVTFVSRRLASGVVMLVAISFLTYTLLFFSGTNIARNILGDLATEEQIALKEAELGLDQPLFARFFGWAGSAITGDLGRSWFGSETVAQALTNRLPVTLTLMIVSIVLVAIVATLLGMAAAVKRGWIDRTVQVAAVIGDAIPGFVLAIILVSIFAIQLGWFPAISSIGPGVGADAWIASMTLPVIAIVINYVTSSAQQIRSAVLKQLERDYVRTLRSRGIGEREILFKHVLRSAAPAGLTVLSLQFVGLLGGVVILEQIFALPGMGALAVNATTIGDIPIVMGVVLYTVVIVIIVNLVVDIVNGWLNPKVRVS; this is encoded by the coding sequence GTGGTCACTTTCGTCTCAAGACGCCTCGCATCGGGCGTCGTCATGCTGGTCGCAATCAGCTTCCTCACCTACACGCTGCTGTTCTTCTCCGGCACCAACATCGCCCGTAACATCCTCGGCGACCTGGCGACCGAAGAACAGATCGCCTTGAAAGAAGCCGAACTCGGCCTCGACCAGCCCCTCTTCGCGCGCTTCTTCGGCTGGGCCGGAAGCGCGATCACCGGAGACCTCGGCCGTTCCTGGTTCGGCTCCGAGACCGTCGCGCAAGCGCTGACCAACCGACTCCCGGTCACCCTCACGCTGATGATCGTCTCGATCGTGCTCGTTGCGATCGTGGCCACCCTGCTCGGCATGGCCGCCGCGGTGAAGCGCGGCTGGATCGACCGGACCGTGCAGGTGGCAGCGGTCATCGGAGACGCGATCCCCGGCTTCGTGCTCGCCATCATCCTCGTCTCGATCTTCGCCATCCAGCTCGGGTGGTTCCCCGCGATCTCCAGCATCGGACCAGGAGTCGGTGCCGATGCGTGGATCGCGTCGATGACGCTGCCCGTGATCGCCATCGTCATCAACTACGTCACCTCGAGCGCCCAGCAGATCCGCAGCGCTGTGCTCAAGCAACTCGAGCGCGACTACGTGCGAACCCTGCGCAGTCGCGGCATCGGCGAACGGGAGATCTTGTTCAAGCACGTGCTGCGCAGTGCCGCCCCCGCCGGCCTCACCGTGCTCAGCCTGCAGTTCGTCGGCCTGCTCGGCGGCGTTGTCATCCTCGAGCAGATCTTCGCCCTGCCGGGCATGGGCGCCCTCGCGGTCAACGCAACCACCATCGGCGACATCCCGATCGTGATGGGCGTCGTGCTCTACACCGTGGTGATCGTGATCATCGTCAACCTCGTCGTCGACATCGTCAACGGCTGGCTCAACCCCAAGGTGCGTGTCTCATGA
- a CDS encoding ABC transporter substrate-binding protein, translating into MKFGHYTKAAALVVGASLVLAGCAASAPAENTGNTEAPRGGTLTIGAVQDVASWDPGQAHVGHLLQPYQAPYDTLILREPDGKLSPMLATEWEYNEDSTALTVDLRTDVTFSDGAEFNAEAVKANLEHFKGANGRQAAQLSSLESVEVVDADTVTINLAEPDPSFTYFLSQAAGFMGSPESLGTEEIKQTPVGSGPYVIDPAGTTPGSQYTFTAREDYWNPDLQKFDKIVFKVLTDATARLNALISGQVDITLLDQRNVAQAEGAGKELSANQADWTGLFLLDRDGKLNPALGDVRVRQAINFAIDRETMLEEIQLGRGTATTQVFGPKSGAYVDELDEEYPYDPKKAKALLKEAGYESGLEITLPVFTGIEAQSAMLVQQFADVGITLKLETIPPANLQSELVSGKYAMVYFFQMQADPWVNIKGIIGEAAFYNAFKTTTPELEELIEAVRFGGEDSAELAQEVNKYVVENAWFAPIYRLDQLVLIDPTKITSTPTSQQAVPSIYNIAPAK; encoded by the coding sequence ATGAAGTTTGGCCATTACACGAAGGCTGCGGCACTCGTAGTCGGCGCGAGCCTGGTGCTCGCCGGCTGCGCCGCCTCGGCGCCGGCGGAGAACACCGGGAACACGGAGGCGCCCCGAGGTGGCACCCTCACCATCGGAGCGGTGCAGGACGTCGCCTCATGGGATCCCGGGCAGGCGCACGTAGGCCACCTGCTGCAGCCTTACCAGGCACCGTACGACACCCTCATCCTCCGCGAGCCCGACGGCAAGTTGAGCCCGATGCTCGCCACCGAGTGGGAGTACAACGAGGACTCCACCGCGCTGACCGTCGACCTTCGCACCGACGTCACCTTCAGCGACGGCGCCGAATTCAACGCCGAAGCGGTCAAGGCGAACCTTGAGCACTTCAAGGGCGCAAACGGCCGCCAGGCGGCGCAACTGTCGTCGCTCGAGTCGGTCGAAGTCGTCGACGCCGACACCGTGACGATCAACCTGGCCGAACCGGACCCGTCATTCACCTATTTCCTCAGCCAGGCGGCCGGATTCATGGGCAGCCCCGAATCCCTCGGAACCGAAGAGATCAAGCAGACACCGGTTGGTTCCGGGCCGTACGTGATCGACCCGGCTGGCACCACCCCGGGCTCGCAGTACACCTTCACCGCGCGTGAGGACTACTGGAACCCCGACCTGCAGAAGTTCGACAAGATCGTCTTCAAGGTGCTCACCGACGCGACCGCGCGCCTCAACGCGCTCATCTCCGGCCAGGTCGACATCACGCTGCTTGACCAGCGCAACGTGGCTCAGGCCGAAGGTGCGGGCAAGGAACTCTCCGCCAACCAGGCCGACTGGACCGGGCTCTTCCTGCTCGACCGCGATGGCAAGCTGAACCCGGCGCTCGGCGATGTCCGCGTGCGCCAGGCGATCAACTTCGCGATCGACCGCGAGACCATGCTCGAGGAGATCCAGCTTGGACGCGGCACCGCGACCACCCAGGTGTTCGGCCCGAAGAGCGGCGCCTACGTCGACGAACTCGACGAGGAGTACCCGTACGACCCCAAGAAGGCGAAGGCACTGCTCAAGGAGGCCGGCTACGAGAGCGGGCTCGAGATCACGCTCCCGGTCTTCACCGGCATCGAGGCCCAGTCCGCAATGCTCGTGCAGCAGTTCGCTGACGTCGGAATCACCCTGAAGCTCGAGACGATCCCGCCGGCAAACCTGCAGTCCGAACTGGTCTCCGGCAAGTACGCGATGGTCTACTTCTTCCAGATGCAGGCCGACCCCTGGGTCAACATCAAGGGCATCATCGGTGAGGCCGCGTTCTACAACGCCTTCAAGACCACCACGCCTGAGCTGGAGGAACTGATCGAGGCCGTGCGCTTCGGCGGCGAGGACTCAGCTGAACTGGCGCAGGAGGTCAACAAGTACGTCGTCGAGAACGCCTGGTTCGCGCCGATCTACCGGCTGGACCAGCTCGTGCTGATCGACCCGACGAAGATCACGTCGACGCCGACCAGCCAGCAGGCGGTTCCGTCGATCTACAACATCGCCCCGGCGAAGTAA
- a CDS encoding Gfo/Idh/MocA family protein yields the protein MTTPLGVVLVGAGMIAKVHARVIVAHPALKLLGIADHASASAVALADFVETELESERPTLYVGVAGALADPAVDVVVVTTPSGSHVAIAEQAVLAGKHVVIEKPVDVHLSRARRIAELADDARRQGKLVTVISQNRFAPAIVAVKNAIDSGRFGRVTSATATVAWWRGQDYYDSGDWRGTWEFDGGGALMNQGVHTVDLLLHLLGTPVDVFGYSGRLAHERIEVEDVAAAVIRFENGALATLLATTNAFPENATRLQVHGSTGSAFLQDGRLEFFHADDAHVEGEPRGFGRLGNQAALEVPEHDLPGAPPQDDLFPGHLRQYEDIIDAILTGREPGVTVAQATDALALVHAVYVSQTTGKPVRFADVLGGAYDELTLETGADHAVPGAAH from the coding sequence ATGACCACACCACTGGGTGTCGTGCTCGTCGGGGCGGGCATGATCGCCAAGGTGCACGCCCGGGTGATCGTCGCCCACCCCGCGCTCAAGCTGCTCGGCATCGCCGATCACGCCTCGGCCAGCGCCGTGGCGCTCGCCGACTTCGTGGAGACCGAACTCGAGAGCGAGCGTCCCACCCTGTACGTGGGCGTCGCCGGAGCACTCGCTGACCCGGCCGTCGACGTCGTCGTGGTGACGACGCCGAGCGGATCCCACGTCGCCATCGCCGAGCAGGCGGTCCTCGCGGGCAAGCATGTCGTCATCGAGAAGCCGGTGGACGTGCACCTGTCCCGTGCGCGCCGCATCGCTGAACTCGCCGACGACGCCCGGCGGCAGGGAAAACTGGTCACCGTAATCAGCCAGAACCGGTTCGCACCGGCGATCGTCGCGGTGAAGAACGCCATCGACTCCGGCCGCTTCGGCCGAGTCACCTCGGCGACCGCAACCGTGGCGTGGTGGCGCGGGCAGGACTACTACGACTCCGGCGACTGGCGGGGAACCTGGGAGTTCGACGGCGGCGGTGCCCTGATGAACCAGGGCGTCCACACCGTCGACCTGCTGCTGCACCTGCTCGGAACTCCGGTCGACGTCTTCGGCTACAGCGGACGGCTCGCTCACGAGCGGATCGAGGTCGAGGATGTCGCGGCTGCCGTCATCCGTTTCGAGAACGGGGCGCTCGCGACCCTCCTCGCCACCACCAATGCCTTCCCCGAGAACGCCACGCGCCTGCAGGTGCACGGCTCGACCGGATCGGCGTTCCTGCAGGACGGCAGGCTCGAGTTCTTCCATGCCGATGACGCGCACGTCGAGGGCGAGCCGCGCGGGTTCGGCAGGCTCGGCAACCAGGCGGCGCTCGAAGTACCGGAACACGACCTGCCCGGCGCCCCGCCGCAGGACGACCTGTTCCCTGGCCACCTCCGGCAGTACGAGGACATCATCGACGCCATCCTCACCGGTCGCGAGCCTGGCGTCACTGTGGCGCAGGCAACCGACGCGCTGGCGCTCGTGCACGCGGTCTACGTCTCCCAGACCACCGGGAAGCCGGTGCGCTTCGCGGATGTGCTCGGCGGCGCGTACGACGAACTCACGCTCGAAACCGGAGCCGACCATGCCGTCCCCGGGGCGGCCCACTGA
- a CDS encoding Gfo/Idh/MocA family protein, whose amino-acid sequence MTDKVRLGIIGLGAQGGTYAKFIADGMVPNMVIGAIADIDPAKASVAAETYPDVPFYEDYVAMLESGDVDAVVTCVPHYLHPEMGIAALQRDVHALVEKPAGVYTKHVKELNEFAAAKPELTFGIMFNQRNNPLYKRLKEIVENGEIGNILRTNWIITTWWRPQGYYDQSEWRATWGGEGGGVLVNQAPHQLDLWQWICGVPKSVYSKVSYGFRRDIAVEDEVTAVADYGNGATGVFVTATHDLVGTDRFEILGDAGKIVVENSKTATVTRLKKPERELSADMTMDDVKKLFTGQLNAADLYEQETIEFDSVWGSQHSGVLENFAANILDGTPLLAPGSDGINGVRLANAIHLSSWTGKEVPLDFDEDEFLAELNKRIRDEGKFEERTEKVG is encoded by the coding sequence ATGACAGACAAGGTCCGCCTCGGAATCATCGGCCTCGGCGCTCAGGGTGGCACGTACGCCAAGTTCATCGCCGACGGCATGGTGCCGAACATGGTGATCGGCGCGATTGCCGACATCGACCCGGCCAAGGCGAGCGTCGCGGCCGAGACCTATCCCGACGTTCCCTTCTACGAGGACTACGTCGCCATGCTTGAATCCGGAGATGTCGACGCGGTCGTCACCTGCGTACCGCACTACCTGCACCCTGAAATGGGAATCGCAGCCCTGCAGCGCGACGTCCACGCCCTGGTCGAGAAGCCCGCGGGTGTCTACACCAAGCACGTCAAGGAACTGAACGAGTTCGCAGCCGCAAAGCCCGAGCTGACCTTCGGGATCATGTTCAACCAGCGCAACAACCCGCTGTACAAGCGGCTGAAGGAAATCGTCGAGAACGGCGAGATCGGCAACATTCTCCGCACCAACTGGATCATCACCACCTGGTGGCGCCCGCAGGGTTACTACGACCAGAGCGAGTGGCGCGCCACCTGGGGCGGCGAGGGCGGCGGCGTCCTGGTCAACCAGGCACCGCACCAGCTCGACCTGTGGCAGTGGATCTGCGGCGTGCCGAAGTCGGTGTACTCCAAGGTCTCCTATGGCTTCCGGCGCGACATCGCCGTGGAGGACGAGGTCACCGCAGTCGCCGACTACGGGAACGGGGCGACCGGCGTCTTCGTCACCGCCACCCACGACCTGGTCGGCACGGACCGGTTCGAGATCCTCGGCGACGCCGGCAAGATCGTCGTCGAGAACAGCAAGACCGCGACCGTCACCCGGCTGAAGAAGCCCGAGCGCGAGTTGAGCGCCGACATGACCATGGACGACGTGAAGAAGCTGTTCACCGGTCAGCTGAACGCCGCCGACCTGTACGAGCAGGAGACCATCGAGTTCGACTCGGTGTGGGGATCCCAGCACTCCGGCGTGCTCGAGAACTTCGCCGCCAACATCCTCGACGGAACCCCGCTGCTGGCCCCCGGCTCCGACGGAATCAACGGCGTGCGACTCGCGAACGCCATCCACCTGTCCAGCTGGACCGGCAAAGAGGTGCCCCTCGACTTCGACGAGGACGAGTTCCTCGCCGAGTTGAACAAGCGCATCCGCGACGAGGGCAAGTTCGAAGAGCGAACGGAGAAGGTCGGATGA
- a CDS encoding sugar phosphate isomerase/epimerase, with translation MATQQPVSWTLSGFGDEIDPDPRIQIAVLKALGASNIEVRSAWGVNVVDLDDDQLAQLVALLREQKMTASAVASPIGKVDVSLDADLEVQRLRRIIRVAHALETPNIRIFSFFRGEGVPVESIRDDVLTRMRLLADEAEREGVTLLHENEKDIYGDTPERVLDLVESVGSSALRLAWDSANFVQVGVAHPHDDGYRMLRPYLDYLQVKDAIAATGEVVPAGQGDGQVLDTLTALRDDGYTGFASLEPHLASAHELGGFSGPAAFGEAARAFAGLVGRIGVTTK, from the coding sequence GTGGCCACCCAGCAACCGGTTTCCTGGACTCTCTCAGGCTTCGGCGATGAGATCGATCCCGATCCCCGCATTCAGATCGCCGTGCTCAAAGCACTCGGCGCCAGCAACATCGAGGTGCGCAGCGCCTGGGGAGTGAATGTCGTCGACCTCGACGACGACCAGCTCGCCCAGCTCGTCGCCCTGCTTCGCGAACAGAAGATGACGGCATCCGCGGTCGCCTCGCCGATCGGCAAGGTGGATGTTTCCCTCGACGCCGACCTGGAGGTGCAGCGTCTGCGCCGGATCATCCGCGTCGCCCACGCCCTCGAAACCCCGAACATCCGCATCTTCTCGTTCTTCCGCGGCGAGGGCGTGCCCGTCGAGTCGATCCGAGACGACGTGCTCACCCGCATGCGCCTGCTCGCCGATGAAGCCGAGCGCGAGGGCGTCACGCTGCTCCACGAGAACGAGAAGGACATCTACGGCGACACCCCGGAGCGGGTGCTCGACCTGGTCGAGTCGGTCGGCTCGTCCGCGCTGCGGCTGGCCTGGGACAGCGCCAACTTCGTTCAGGTCGGCGTCGCGCATCCGCATGATGACGGCTACCGGATGCTGCGGCCCTACCTCGATTACCTGCAGGTCAAGGACGCGATTGCCGCGACCGGCGAGGTCGTTCCGGCCGGCCAGGGCGACGGCCAGGTGCTCGACACCCTGACCGCGCTCCGCGACGACGGCTACACCGGATTCGCCTCGCTTGAACCGCATCTCGCCAGCGCGCACGAACTCGGCGGCTTCTCCGGACCCGCCGCCTTCGGCGAGGCGGCCCGCGCCTTCGCCGGCCTGGTCGGCCGCATCGGCGTCACCACCAAGTAG